The following nucleotide sequence is from Planctomycetia bacterium.
CGAAAGCCGGATGAAGTCCGGGCGCTGATCCTCAAATTGGCCAGTGAAGGCGCTGGCTCGGGCGCGTCGCGGATTCACGGCATCCTGACGAACCTCGGCGTGTGCATCTCCGACGCCACGGTGCGGCGCATCTTGCAGCAGAATGGGATCGACCCGGGACCGAAGCGCGCCGATTCGACCTGGAAGGAGTTTCTCAAGCGCCACCGGGACACACTCTGGGCATGTGACTTTTTCACCAAGAACGTGATCACAAAAGGCGGCATCGTCACGTTTTACGTGCTGTTCTTCATTCACCTGAAATCGCGGCGCGTGCATGTGGCCGGCATGACGCCCGCGCCGAATGGCGACTGGATGGCGCAGCAGGCGCGCAACCTGTCGATGTATTTTGCCGAAACGGGGGAGTTCAAGCCCACGCACATCATCCGCGATCGGGACTCGAAGTTCACCGAACAGTTTTGCGCGATCCTGGAAAACGACGGCATCGAGTTTAAGCCGATCCCGCCCCGCTCGCCCAACCTGAATCCGTTTGCAGAGCGCTGGATTCAGAGCGTGAAGCGCGAGTGCCTGGACCACTTCATTGTGTTCGGCGAAGCGCACTTGCGGTACCTAGTCGAATCGTATCTCGACTGGTATCACCGGTTCCGGCCGCACCAGGGATTGAAAAATCTGCGGATCGGCGTCGACAAGCCGCCCGATCCGGTTGAATCGCTTGGGCCGGACGAGGTTGTTTGCCAGGAACGGCTTGGCGGATTGCTCAAGCACTACGAGCGCAAGGTGGCGTAGCTCGCTGATTCTCGGTTGTGCTTTGCGCTCTCGGTGCGCGCCAGCTTCGTGATCGGCGGCGCTTCAAGTTGGAGTCGCCCAAAAGCGATGACAACCGCTCGCGCGTACAAGCCAGGCCAAGCTGTTGCCGCTACTCGCTTTTCGGTGGGACATCATTTTGACGCCCGACGAGTCCAGAGTTTACAGGATTTCGCAGCGTTTACCAGCAATTCCGTGCCAGATACCGTGCCAATTGGTCAATGCCGTGGGGTGAAACCGCACTGCAAGAAGCGGTGGAATCGAACCCGCATCTAATTTGCCGCAATGAGATGGAGTATAGGGTTTTGCAAAGCGTCGATTCTGGCCGGTCAGCACAAGTATCGCAGTCTGCTTGCCCAGATAGGCACAACTCGGATTCGAGTGACGCAGCTCTAGCTGAAGTCATCGAATCGTGGGGCTCCATTCCTCCGCTCGCGAAGCAGGCAATTCTTACGATTGCACGGTCGGCTCCCGGCGGAACAGTTTTGGGATATTAGGTCATCGCCCCATCTTGCAATTCCGAGATTGAAGGCGTGCTCCCGATGGGTAAATCGGATTTGCATTGATTAATTGCGAGCGGTCCGGCGATTCGTCCAATGCTGTGGTGGCAGTTCAAAATTCCACTGCTGATGTTTGTTCATCGCTTCTGCCTCACCGGACAACGCAAACAATAAATCGGCCGCCAGCATCCGTTGCGACGCCGCAGGCAATGACCGTGAAATAGTATCAATCGCCCTCGAAAACCCAATCATGGCATGAACGGTGGACGCCAATGCTGCACCAGCAGACATTCCGAAGTTGTTTCGTACGGCGTTCAGGTCGTTCAGGTTGACAACGCCGTCAAGTGGATAGGTGTCTCCAATGGTTGAACCAACTCCACCATTCGCTCCGAAGTTGTTCCGGACCAAATTCAAATCCCTGAGGTCGACAACCCGATTGCCGTCGATGTCGCCCGGAATCGCAATAATGGAATTCCGGTACCGTTGTGCATAGATTCCCGGGTCGTTGGCTGCTTGCTGGTCGTAACTGGTCCAGGTGACGAGGAAGTCACCGTGGGCGTCCATCGCGACCGAGGGCTGGGTTTGAGTGCCCGGCATGAAGGTATTAACTTGAAACTCTCCCGTGGGAGTTCCGCTGCGGTCGAACCGCTGCGCGAAGATGCCCTCCCGGTCTCCGTCTTGCCCGTTGTTGCTGAGCCACGCGATTACGAAGTCCCCGTCAGCGTCCATCGCAATCTGGGGGAGCCCTTGATTGTTCCGTGTGGTCCGGTTCACACGAAATGCAGCTCCCAAGCGGTTTCGCTCGGCACCGAAGCGTTGGGCAAAGACTCCCGCAGAATCGCCATCCGGTCCCGCCCAGGCGGCAACAAAATTGCCGGTATCGTCCATCGCCACCGACGGGTAGATACCATAGTCGTCCGGGGAAGAGTTAAGGCGGAACTGGTCCGCCTTCGGTTCACCGGCGGCATCGTAGAGTTGTCCGAACACTCCCCACTTCTGCAGGTTGGGGTCGTAACTGGCCCAGGCCACAACAAAATCGCCCACGGGGCTCATGGCAATCGCCGGCGTCAATTGGGAGCCAAGCGTCGTGGTATTCACACGAAACTCGTCGCCCAAGGGCATGCCGTTCGCCGCGAACCGACGGGCATAAATCCCGCTGCCGCTGCCGTCCTGATCTTCACTCGTCCAGGTCACGACAAACGCACCCTCGGCATCCACCGCCACAGCGGACAAGGTCTGGGCTTTCTCGGTCGTTTGATTCACCAAGAACGCATCACCGCGAGGTTCGCCATCGGCAGCATAAAGCCGAGCGTAGACTCCCCAACTGCTCCCGTCCTGTCCGAAACTAATCCAGGTCACCACAAAGTCGCCGGATGCGTTCATCGCCACATCCTGCGGCAACTGAGCGGCGGAGGTGTATGAATTGACCTGAAACTCTGCTCCCTGGGAAACACCCGAAGCATCGAACCGACGCCCAAAAACTCCTTCGCCGCTGCCGTCTTGGCCCGTGCTCGACCAAATCACCACCGCGTCGCCGTCTGGGTCCATCGCCGCATGCGACTGCCACTGATAACTAGAGCGAGGCTCCGATGCTGGGAATTCGGCTGCCAAGCTAACCGGAACGCGAATCGCAAATGAGCGTACAAAGTCGCCGCCCATGACACCGTCCTGGTCGCCATCTAACAAATTGCCGCCCAGGTCGCGGACGCTGTCCATCAGCCGCAACGAATAAACTCCGTCGCTGAGCATTGGACTGATCTGCAACACCACTTCGTAGCGTCGCGTTGCTGGGTCCGACTCAAACCCTAGTTCGACGATGTGATCGGTAATGTCGACGCCATTTCGGAGGAGTTGCCAGTTGCCTCTATTGAGTACGTTCCTTTCCGCACCGTTCGCATCAGTTGTCACAAGCTGTTCGGAAATGACTACGCGAAGTTCGTTGATTGTGCGGGCCAATAAGTCGGACTCGGCAATTCCATGGGCGTCCGGAATGTCGACACTTGCGATATGTGGCGGTCGGTCGATGACAATGGCGTGGCCGACCGTATCAATTGTCGCTCCGGTGCTTTGCTGAGCTACGTGAAGCGTGACTGAATAGACTCCACCGGCAATGAATTCATGGGACGCGAGCACCCGAAAGATCCCCAGCCCGTCATCCAGTATTGTTGCGGTCGAGTTCTGCCCATCTCCCCAATCGACCGAAACTGAGAAATCTGCCGCAGTCGACGGATTTGCACGGTTATCTTGGAATCCGCCGACTGCCACTGAAAGCAGTGTTTGGGAATCGACGAGTAGCTGTGAGCTTGTTGCGGTCAGTCCGGTGAACGGCTCTCCGTTTGGTCCGGCGATTGTGCGGTCGTCAGTTGGATGAGTTCCCGCGACCGAGTCAATCCACGAGGCCTTCGCATAAGTGCTGGTCATCAGGTCGTCGTCAATCCCTAAGATGCAGCTCCGCACCTGGGCGGCACTAAATACCGCCAAAACCTCCCAAATCGTCCGCGGACCTGCCAGGCCCTCTACTACGCGGCGAATGAGTGCGGGACCGCCCGAATCACCGTTCACTAGAAAGCTTCCGTCATTGCGTTCTAGTTCATAAACTGCGGCACTCAATCCAAAATCATCGGAGATGCGATTCTTTCCCCAGCGTTTAACTCCGAACTCGGAGACTGGTACATCAGGGTCCTCACAAGGATTATTGTGTGTGCCGCCAAAGCCAACCATCTCGAAGCTCTGCCCCAACGGCACACGCGTGCGAAACAATCCCAATGAAGCGACGCCGGTGGCTGGCTCGGACAAATGAACGAGTGCAATGTCCCTGACAGACGTCTCTGTCGCTTGCCCAGGCGTGTAGCCGGGGTAAATCACGATCCCGTCTTCAGGAATCAGAATTCCGTCTCCACCGCTTCGAATGCCGCCGTCGCCGCTGTGGTATCCTGCACCACCCGGATAGAAAGTGGCAGGTTCTCCTAGTCGCCTGAAGCAATGAGCGGCAGTCAAGACCCATTGTGGAGCTGAGGCATCCGAATTCAGCAATGTGCCGGTACAATGCGCCCCATCATTTGTCACAAGCGCCCCTACGGCGGCCAATGGGTTCAAGAGCGATGGAGTTTGTTCGAGTTCACCAAGGTGATTGCCGATCAGCAGTCGTCGCGATTCAAGCAGCTCAATGTGACCAATTCTTGCCTTCGCAGAAGGAGCACAGCGACGGAGTAACGTTTTTGCCACCTTCATGGTGCTCACAGTTCGTCGCTTTGGATCTGCACGGAAAGTCGCGATTCAGCTGACAATAACTTCGCGGTATTGGTGTGTCAATCTAGAAGTCGAGTCTTCAACCGCGTCGGTCCAAAATACTGGGCAGCGGATGATACCTCGAAGCGATCGACTTCGTCGATTCGATTTAGCATTCCGGCGTACCGTCGTCGGCCCGTCCGCTCTTTTTCTGTCCTCTCGTCGGGCAGACGAACCTTGCCCACCGGCTCCGCATCGGCCGCCACTCGTAGGGGCCGAGTGAGGAATGCAAAGGCGTTCAGCGAGGTTCGCATGCTACGCGGCACGGAATGGCACGGAATCAAATCTCCTCCGACCGCTCACGCAAAAAGCCATTTCTTTTAAGCCAATCCTGAACGGCGAATTCGACAATCTCCTGCTGCGTGTCCGGCGTCGCGTGATTGAGCTTCTGTTCAAGATAAGCTCGCCGCAATGCCTGAACGGTGCCGTATTGAAGCTTTGTCGTAATCGGCACCTTCCACGATTCGGGGACTTCGACCCTCGCTCGCGGTGACGATGAAGTCCGTGTTCTGGTCCGTCGCGGCGAAGAGCGGCGTTCTTGGTCGACTGCCTCGGACGGTTCGCCTGGTGACGAAGCGAGTTCGACCTTGATGCTCGATGTCTTTGTCGGATTAGCCGGTTTCGCGTTGCCTTGAATGAATCCTCGGGCTTCTGCCGGGAGTGTTGCCAACGCCTCCCCTATCGAACGTCGTTCAGTCATTTGCAGCCTCCTTTGCAATGAAGAATTGAGGCGTTTCGTGAGCGGCTGCGACTGGCGTCCCCGCCAATAGCTCGCGAAATAGCTGGTCGATTTCGGTCGTTTCGGCGAGCACTCTTTTGCCCATGCGACTAACAACAGTGCCCTGTAGTGCAGCATCTCGGTACGCGTTGCGGTCGTGAATAACGGCGTCGGCGACAACTAGACCAAGTGATGGAGCTACATCACGAAGCTCCCGGCTAATCTTCTCTCGCTTCTTGATGCGGTTGAGGACAAGCCGGCCCTCGGGTCGTCCGCCATTGATTTGTTGAGCGTATCGCAAAATAGTCGTGGCATCTTTGACGGACCAAAGGTCGAGAATCGAGGGCGTAATGGGTAGAACGGCCAGACCGGCAAGAATGAGCAAAGTCCGACTTACGTCGTCGAGTCCCCCTGGACAGTCCCCCACCACAAAATCATGGCTCTGAATCAATTCTTGGGCGTCTGAGAGGCATTCCTCGGGCGTGCTCACCTTCCGAATCTCAATTTGCGGCTCCGCAAGGGCGGTCCACCGAGATGACAAACCCTGTTTGTCGGCGTCAATGAGTGCGACCTTCGCACCTTGGTCAAAGCACCACACGGCCAAGTGAACGGCGAGCGTCGATTTCCCGACTCCGCCTTTGGTATTTGCAAGAGCAATCAGCATGTTTCGGACCGTAGCCCGAAAGTTGCCTGCCTGACAAGTAGGTTTTTTTGCTGAGTTGATGGCTGACCTGACGAGTGGGCAACTGACGAGTCCGGAAGTCAACCAGCAAGTCGGCAAGGTTGCTGGAAAGCCTGCCGCTCAGCCGAACATTCAACTGCCTGACCCGAAGAAAGTTGATTGCGAAACTCGCTTGTCCCGTTGTACGTTCGTCTTGCTTCAAGTGCCTTGAAGTGTCAGCAACCGAAGGGCAGCGGTGAACCTGTTGCCTTTCGGTTGCGAATACGTGCGAGTTGCCCAAGGACATCGGTGCGACGCATCCAAGGCACGCAGAGGTGCGAGCTGCCCAAGCGTAGGTGCGAGGTAGCCAGTGGCATCGGTGCGACCGGCCCAAAAGACAGGTGCGAGCTGCCCGAGCATTAGGTGCGGCCTACCCAAAACAGCATGGGTAAATGGCCGCAGACGCTTGGGATTTGAGGCCTAAACAATTGAGACGATTTAGACCATTCAACAACAGCGGTTGTTGTTGATTCAGTAAGGAATGGAATGGAAGCGGAGAGAACACGACGCAGTACGCCGGAAAAGACCAAGGCATTGAGATTTGGCAAGGACGAAATGAACCTGTTGGAGTATTCGTTCTCGTCGGTCGGTACGAAAGTCGACTACGCGACGAAGAGCGTGTTATTCACGAAGGCAGAATGGGACCCGATGACAGCGGCCCCAATCGAGCGACGACTCAAGATTACGTTCTCCGGCGAATATGGCCGTCCGACCATCGAAGACGATGAACTCTACCTTGGGCTGCTGTTACTAACGAAAATAGCCGGATGCCGTTCGCCGCTGGTTTCCTTCACGCAATACGAACTCATTGAAGCCGGTCGTCTCACCAAGCGAGGCGATTTGTATCGTCGAATTGATATGGCCTTTAACCGGCTCAAGGGTGTGCAATTTGATTTCAAGCGAGCGTTTTTCGACAATGCCGCGAAGTGCTGGGTGGACCGCACATTTGGACTCATCGACGACGTGAAACTCTACAATCGCAACGAATACGACCACGCCAGGCGAGCCAATGGAGGGTCGCGTCCTCGTGGCTGGTTCAAATGGGGCGACGCCGTCTTCGACAGTTTCGTGGCAGGATTTGTCAAAACGCTCGACCTCGACATTTACCACAATCTGCGGGGCAACATTGCAAAAAAGATGTTCCGCTGGTTTGACAAGGAGTGGCATCACAAACAAAGGATTCGGGTCGACCTTCATCGGTTTGCGGAAGAGAAACTGGGAGCCAAACGAGGGCAACCCCGTTCGGAGCTTCTGCGGCTATTGCAACCGGGCTTTGCAGAGTTGAATTCCCGCGGCCTCATCGGTGCGGTCAAGGTGACGGAGCTTCCGAAAGGAAAAGCGGAAGTCGTCGTCGTGCGGCCCAGCAACTCGGTCGGTTTTGAGGCAACCCGCGATTTGAGCGATGACCAGCGAAGGCTTGTCGAAGCGCTTTCCGCCCGCGGTGTCAAGCGAAACGGAAAAACGGGCCCCGCCGAGCTTGTGCGAACCTGCGACCCGCAACGCATCAACCGAGTGCTGGAACACTTCGACTATCTAAAATCTATCGCGGCGACAAAATCTCCCGGGTGGATTGTGTCCGCCTGCATGTCGGAGCAAGAATTCACGGCACCCCGTGGCTTTACGACAAGCGAGGAGAAATCGCGTCACGCCCAGGCAAGGCAACAAGCCGTGACAAGTCAGATGCAAGTCGAAGCCAAGCGGTTGGCTGAGATAGCGACGGAACGCGAGCAATCCGCATCGAAGCAGCAGTTCGTTGAGGCGTACCTGGAATCATTGCCGGCGGCGGAGCGACTAATTCTCGAAAGCCGGGCCGTCGCAGAAGCCCCGTCTCAATTGCAGAAGACCTACTTTGCCGCGAAGCGACTTGGCGACGGCACTTTCTTTCAAAAATGCCGGTACGAACTGTTGTTCACCTTCCTCAATGCAGCAAGCACGACAGTCAACGAAGAGCGGAAGAAGTAAGTCGCTGACGATGCACTTCACAAGCAGGTCACGCGGTGAGCAAGCTCCCCGACGCCTGAAAGCGGTGCGGCGTCTGCGTGTGAAGTCGCTTTCGGAAACGAAAGTTGATTGCAGGCGAGAAATCGTTCTATAGTCGTGCCCAGAATGGGCCGTCGGATGGCCCTTTGATTGTCAGTGTTCGTGTAACGCTTTGACGTGCCTTTCAAGAGCGAACGCACCCGGTAAAACTGGTCACCAACCAGTCTAAGGGAGCGGTTCAACCAACCGCTATGCGTTCGTGCTGTAGAGCATGGTACATCGAGAGGTGTTCGCCATGCTCGACGGAGGCTTCTCAGTGCAATCCGGCTGGCTTTGTTGGCCAGACGAGTAATCCTGAGTCTCTATCCGATAGGCGGCCCCCACAGGCCGCAATAGATGTGGGCGATGCAGACAGACTTTGGTTCTCTGAACTAAAGCCGTCATGATTCAAAGTCGGTGCGTGAAGTTCGCTTCACAAATCCACCTGCGGGGTTCGGACCTTCCTTGATAGGAAGGTTCGTTCAACGCACGCCGGCGTCGGGAGCCACTATCGCAGCGATGCGAGGTGCCGGACCGTGACAGGTTCGGGGAGGCTGGTAAATCCAGCCCCGTGAATAGCTCAACGATGAAAGGCCCGTAAGGGCTTGCCGGTCAGCTTCTTGGGAGTCGATGCCGAGAATGCGACGCAGCGGTCGATAGGCCAAGCGTCGCGGCGAGTAAGCCTCTGACTCATGGGTAAGGGGGAGTTTCTACGTTTTGCCCCCTGAAATCGTTGTCCCTCCGGGACGACGGAAACTATGCCGGCCTGGCGGCCGGCCATAGAGTCAGTAGGCCTGAAGGCTAACCCCTTCTGTAGCCACGAGACCCAAGCGGTGAAGAGCATGACTAATGCAGGAGCCGCTACGGATACCGGGTTGGTCCCCGGTGCCTGGCCAGTCAGCCAGGTGCTTCAAACTCCGTAGCGGGGGAGTGTTTCCTGATTAGAAAGTCGGGCGAGTTGTACGCGGGAGCGTGCGATAAGCCCGAGCGGTGTGCATGGCAAGGCAGTCATGACCCGTTCGCGTGTTCCAGGTGGTGCTGAACACAAATGCGACGACGAAAGGGAAGACAGCAATTGTTCTCTTGAAATGGAGGTTCGCGGCGTCGCTCCGTAAGGACGGGCGCCGCGTGCCGTTTCCGTGGTTGGAAGCTTGGCGGTCAAACGAGACTTGTCCGGGAGGACTGTTCTCCTTTGGCAGCGAATTGACGGTGAACACTCGACGTGTCTATTGGATGCGGCGATTGTCACCGAGTGGTTTTGTTACGGTACGCCTATGGAATTGGCGGCAGCGAACTAGAAATGTAGTCCGCTGCCGCCACGGTGTCCGTCAGGTTTGCAAGGAAAGGGCATTTGGTTTTTTGCCTGGCGTTTTGCAAAGCCTGAACTGAAGGAGGCCGGCAGCAGATTTCGCTCGTCTGCCGGACGAAACCAGCCAGCTTTTGCCGAAGGATTTTTAATGGGGCAAGTTCGCTTGCCCCTTCTTTGAAAGTCGCTCCGCCGGGGGCGATTTTCCAAGGAGGTGACCGATGAACTATCGCTCGGAAGCAATGTCGCTGGAAGGATTCGTCCAGCAGTTGGCGTCTAATATTTTGCCGCATGGGTACTGGTTTTATGTGACCGGGCGTGTGCCGCTAGGCAAGAACCCGCAAGCCATCGACGAAAAGCTGACGACAAAATATGGAATTACTATCTCGCGGCAGCAGCGAGCTCGCCGGAAGCTTGCGGGGCTCGCGAACCTTCATTATCTGCGGATAGGTTCCCTTTGGGTGCTGCTCGCGACTCGCGGCGAGCATCGGTTTTTCGCTGAGGAAGCGGAGGCGATTCGCGATGTACGCAAAGTGCCACTGCAAGTAGGAGGTTACTCATTGACCGTTCGTCAGGGCGGATTTTTGAAACGACTTCCCGGAGAGCCGAAACAAACTCCCGACTCGAAGCGTCGTGTCCGGGTACAAATCGCCCGTGAAAAGTATCGGGATTTGAAGAGCTATTTCTTGGAACTCTCAACCCGAAGGGCCGTCGAGGAAATGGCTCGCGAGTTTTTTGGCGTTCCCTTTGAGCCGTATGCTCCGATTCGGAGGCAGCTCTTGAATATTCTTCGGCTCGTGAATGCGAAGCGGCAGGAAGCGGGACTTGCGAAGGTCCCGCCTACCGTGCTTCGCTATCGCCGGCGAATCGTGAAACCGTTTGAGCAACAAACAGACAGGCAAGCCGACGCTGCGTGAAAATCCGTCCAGACTGTCCGGCCTGCATCCTACTACGCGGCAATAGCACCAGTGTTCTGAGCTTGTTCAGTTGCCTCCAGCCGACGGATTTCTTCTGTGGCTCGCTCAATGACGGTGTGCAGTTCCGCGTCATGGCGTCCAAAGAAGTTTTGCGAACAGCCAGTCTTGCCGCTCGACATGGACTTCCACGAGCGTGAAAGTGAAAAGTCGTAGTACGCGTATCCTGACGGAGACTGTCGTCGCCAGATTGACGCGGCCACGGCCCCTTCGCGGATGGTCATCACCGGGTCGGTCGCCTTGACCTCTCCATCGGCCTTTTTCTTTTTCGATTCAATTCGTTCTTCAGTCATGGTTTATCCTCCAATCAAACAAGGTTTTGAAGGATAATGCCACAATGTGGACGGTTACTCAAATCCGGCCCACCACACCGCCGCAATTGTAAGGGGGAGCGGGCTCGCCCATGAAGGCAATCTACAAGAAACTGCTCGAACAGTCGGAGCACGCGGCTCTCGCCGCTATTGAAGTTTACAATAAACCTGACTTCAAATACCGAGAGGAGTCGTTCGTCATATTGTTGATTAACGCTTGGGAGCTCCTCTTGAAGGCGAAGATTCTTCGCGATTCAGGAAGAATGCAGAGCCTCTACGTTTATCACGGTCCGAAGCAACGACGCATCAGAAAGACTCGGTGCGGAAACCCGATGACCATCGACCTGTTCGGAGCGGCAAAGAAGCTGAATCTCGACCAGACTGCCATTGGAAACCTGGAGATGCTGACAGAGATTCGCGACGCTTGCGTACATTTCCATCCGGGCGATGGACTGAAGGAATTAGTATTTAACCTGGGTGCTGCGGCACTTCGAAACTATGTGACCTTGGTGCAGCAATGGTTTAAGAGGAGTCTGGGCAAGTACGACTTCTTCATCTTGCCTATGGGTTTCTCACATGGCTTCGTCGGCTTCGACGGGACGGCCGTGGCTGGCATTCCGAAGGAATTGGCCCGCATCTTCCAAGCGACCAAGCAAAAGCAGCAAGCGTTGGCCGCGTCTTCGGGCGATTTCTTGTTTGCCTGTGAAATTGACATTCATCTCCGGTCATCGAAGAAATACGCCGGAGATGCGACGGCCATCGTGAAGGTCGACCCGAGTGCGACGACCGGAACAGTGGTCGTGCAAGAAAAACGAAAACTGGACCAGTACCCGTTGTCATATAAGGAGGTTATCGCGAAAGTTCGCGAACGGCTTCCCGAGGTGAAGCAGGGAGCCATTGATGGCGTAATTCGCCGTGAGAAGGTCAAGTCGAATAGTCGGCTGTCCGTTTACAGCTTTCTGAAAAAGGCCGACGAGAACAGATATCTCAACACGGGAGCTGTGAAGCCTGGGACAACGTCTATTTACAACCATGACGCAGTCGAATGTCAGCGGGCACTCGAATACCGCCACTGCGGGCGGAATGAAAAGCAGCCATTTTGAAGCCCTTTTAGTTCGCCCTAGGTCTTGCGCAGGAAATCAACACCTGCGGGAGGCCGATGATGGCGAACGTGC
It contains:
- a CDS encoding integrase core domain-containing protein; amino-acid sequence: MDSTVAQRFFQPLLLLLAQATDKQLASYLQYLKTENRILRSRLPKRITVTPAERKGLLKVGKPLGRAIKDLITIVSPRTFARWVSQEKKNPGRPAAAAGKGGRPRKPDEVRALILKLASEGAGSGASRIHGILTNLGVCISDATVRRILQQNGIDPGPKRADSTWKEFLKRHRDTLWACDFFTKNVITKGGIVTFYVLFFIHLKSRRVHVAGMTPAPNGDWMAQQARNLSMYFAETGEFKPTHIIRDRDSKFTEQFCAILENDGIEFKPIPPRSPNLNPFAERWIQSVKRECLDHFIVFGEAHLRYLVESYLDWYHRFRPHQGLKNLRIGVDKPPDPVESLGPDEVVCQERLGGLLKHYERKVA
- a CDS encoding trypsin-like serine protease, encoding MKVAKTLLRRCAPSAKARIGHIELLESRRLLIGNHLGELEQTPSLLNPLAAVGALVTNDGAHCTGTLLNSDASAPQWVLTAAHCFRRLGEPATFYPGGAGYHSGDGGIRSGGDGILIPEDGIVIYPGYTPGQATETSVRDIALVHLSEPATGVASLGLFRTRVPLGQSFEMVGFGGTHNNPCEDPDVPVSEFGVKRWGKNRISDDFGLSAAVYELERNDGSFLVNGDSGGPALIRRVVEGLAGPRTIWEVLAVFSAAQVRSCILGIDDDLMTSTYAKASWIDSVAGTHPTDDRTIAGPNGEPFTGLTATSSQLLVDSQTLLSVAVGGFQDNRANPSTAADFSVSVDWGDGQNSTATILDDGLGIFRVLASHEFIAGGVYSVTLHVAQQSTGATIDTVGHAIVIDRPPHIASVDIPDAHGIAESDLLARTINELRVVISEQLVTTDANGAERNVLNRGNWQLLRNGVDITDHIVELGFESDPATRRYEVVLQISPMLSDGVYSLRLMDSVRDLGGNLLDGDQDGVMGGDFVRSFAIRVPVSLAAEFPASEPRSSYQWQSHAAMDPDGDAVVIWSSTGQDGSGEGVFGRRFDASGVSQGAEFQVNSYTSAAQLPQDVAMNASGDFVVTWISFGQDGSSWGVYARLYAADGEPRGDAFLVNQTTEKAQTLSAVAVDAEGAFVVTWTSEDQDGSGSGIYARRFAANGMPLGDEFRVNTTTLGSQLTPAIAMSPVGDFVVAWASYDPNLQKWGVFGQLYDAAGEPKADQFRLNSSPDDYGIYPSVAMDDTGNFVAAWAGPDGDSAGVFAQRFGAERNRLGAAFRVNRTTRNNQGLPQIAMDADGDFVIAWLSNNGQDGDREGIFAQRFDRSGTPTGEFQVNTFMPGTQTQPSVAMDAHGDFLVTWTSYDQQAANDPGIYAQRYRNSIIAIPGDIDGNRVVDLRDLNLVRNNFGANGGVGSTIGDTYPLDGVVNLNDLNAVRNNFGMSAGAALASTVHAMIGFSRAIDTISRSLPAASQRMLAADLLFALSGEAEAMNKHQQWNFELPPQHWTNRRTARN
- a CDS encoding AAA family ATPase, whose product is MLIALANTKGGVGKSTLAVHLAVWCFDQGAKVALIDADKQGLSSRWTALAEPQIEIRKVSTPEECLSDAQELIQSHDFVVGDCPGGLDDVSRTLLILAGLAVLPITPSILDLWSVKDATTILRYAQQINGGRPEGRLVLNRIKKREKISRELRDVAPSLGLVVADAVIHDRNAYRDAALQGTVVSRMGKRVLAETTEIDQLFRELLAGTPVAAAHETPQFFIAKEAAND
- a CDS encoding replication initiator protein A, whose product is MEAERTRRSTPEKTKALRFGKDEMNLLEYSFSSVGTKVDYATKSVLFTKAEWDPMTAAPIERRLKITFSGEYGRPTIEDDELYLGLLLLTKIAGCRSPLVSFTQYELIEAGRLTKRGDLYRRIDMAFNRLKGVQFDFKRAFFDNAAKCWVDRTFGLIDDVKLYNRNEYDHARRANGGSRPRGWFKWGDAVFDSFVAGFVKTLDLDIYHNLRGNIAKKMFRWFDKEWHHKQRIRVDLHRFAEEKLGAKRGQPRSELLRLLQPGFAELNSRGLIGAVKVTELPKGKAEVVVVRPSNSVGFEATRDLSDDQRRLVEALSARGVKRNGKTGPAELVRTCDPQRINRVLEHFDYLKSIAATKSPGWIVSACMSEQEFTAPRGFTTSEEKSRHAQARQQAVTSQMQVEAKRLAEIATEREQSASKQQFVEAYLESLPAAERLILESRAVAEAPSQLQKTYFAAKRLGDGTFFQKCRYELLFTFLNAASTTVNEERKK
- a CDS encoding DUF3644 domain-containing protein, which encodes MKAIYKKLLEQSEHAALAAIEVYNKPDFKYREESFVILLINAWELLLKAKILRDSGRMQSLYVYHGPKQRRIRKTRCGNPMTIDLFGAAKKLNLDQTAIGNLEMLTEIRDACVHFHPGDGLKELVFNLGAAALRNYVTLVQQWFKRSLGKYDFFILPMGFSHGFVGFDGTAVAGIPKELARIFQATKQKQQALAASSGDFLFACEIDIHLRSSKKYAGDATAIVKVDPSATTGTVVVQEKRKLDQYPLSYKEVIAKVRERLPEVKQGAIDGVIRREKVKSNSRLSVYSFLKKADENRYLNTGAVKPGTTSIYNHDAVECQRALEYRHCGRNEKQPF